From a single Loxodonta africana isolate mLoxAfr1 chromosome 9, mLoxAfr1.hap2, whole genome shotgun sequence genomic region:
- the ENTR1 gene encoding endosome-associated-trafficking regulator 1 isoform X4 codes for MAGYARRPGVTPLSRARSLVIPDAPAFYERRSCLPQLDCERPRGGDLDSHFFGIRPTFMCYVPSPVLASVGDTDDRLEEPEEANPFSFKEFLKTKNLSLSKEDTPSSRIYSKEAARHSLGLERSSSGAQTMGYGLEYPQPFFEDPTGAGDLLDEDEDEDDTWTGAYLPSTVEQTHSLRAASTSPCSTYASFFSNPSELAGPESLPPWTLSETDSRASPASPAGSPNPDFAAHGESLGDRHLRTLQISYEALKDENSKLRRKLSEVQNFSETQTEMVRTLERKLEAKMIKEESDYHDLESVVQQVEQNLELMTKRAVKAENHVLKLKQEISLLQAQVSNFKRENEALRCGQGASLTVVKQNTDMALQNLRVVMSNAHTSIKQLVSGAETLNLVAEILKSIDRISEIKDEEEEES; via the exons ATGGCGGGCTACGCGCGCCGCCCGGGCGTCACCCCGCTGTCCCGAGCCCGAAGCCTCGTCATTCCGGACG CTCCAGCGTTCTATGAGCGCCGGTCTTGTCTCCCCCAGCTAGACTGTGAGCGCCCCCGTGGCGGGGACCTGGACTCCCACTTCTTCGGCATTCGGCCGACGTTTATGTGTTATGTGCCCAGTCCGGTGCTAGCTTCCGTGGGAGACACAG ATGACAGACTCGAAGAGCCTGAAGAGGCGAACCCGTTCTCTTTTAAAGAGTTTCTGAAAACCAAGAATCTCAGTCTGTCGAAAGAGGACACACCCAGCAGTAGGATTTActccaag GAGGCCGCGCGGCACTCTCTGGGACTCGAACGTAGCTCTTCAGGTGCCCAGACCATGGGGTACGGCCTGGAGTACCCGCAGCCATTCTTTGAGGACCCAACAGGGGCTGGCGACCTCCTGGATGAGGATGAGGACGAGGACGACACCTGGACCGGGGCCTACCTGCCGTCCACGGTGGAGCAGACGCACTCCCTGAGGGCTGCCAGCACATCGCCCTGCAGCACCTACGCGTCCTTCTTCTCCAACCCATCAGAGCTGGCAGGGCCCGAGTCTCTGCCCCCGTGGACTCTGAGCGAAACGGATTCCCGAGCTTCTCCGGCGTCTCCGGCCGGTAGTCCCAACCCAGACTTTGCAGCCCACGGGGAGTCTCTGGGAGACCGGCACCTTCGGACGCTGCAGATAAGTTACGAAGCA CTGAAAGATGAAAATTCTAAGCTAAGAAGAAAGCTGAGTGAGGTTCAGAACTTCTCTGAAACTCAAACAGAAAT GGTGAGGACGCTTGAACGGAAACTGGAAGCAAAGATGATCAAGGAGGAGAGCGACTACCACGACCTGGAGTCCGTGGTCCAGCAGGTGGAGCAGAACCTTGAGCTGATGACC AAACGGGCTGTGAAGGCAGAAAATCACGTCCTGAAGCTGAAACAGGAAATAAGTTTGCTCCAG GCTCAGGTCTCCAACTTCAAGCGCGAGAACGAAGCCCTGCGGTGCGGCCAGGGTGCCAGCCTGACCGTGGTGAAGCAGAACACCGACATGGCCTTGCAGAATCTCCGTGTTGTCATGAGCAATGCGCACACGTCCATAAA GCAGCTGGTTTCTGGAGCTGAAACGTTGAACCTCGTTGCTGAAATCCTTAAATCTATAGACAGAATTTCTGAAATTAAagacgaggaggaggaggagtccTGA
- the ENTR1 gene encoding endosome-associated-trafficking regulator 1 isoform X6, with the protein MAGYARRPGVTPLSRARSLVIPDDDRLEEPEEANPFSFKEFLKTKNLSLSKEDTPSSRIYSKEAARHSLGLERSSSGAQTMGYGLEYPQPFFEDPTGAGDLLDEDEDEDDTWTGAYLPSTVEQTHSLRAASTSPCSTYASFFSNPSELAGPESLPPWTLSETDSRASPASPAGSPNPDFAAHGESLGDRHLRTLQISYEALKDENSKLRRKLSEVQNFSETQTEMVRTLERKLEAKMIKEESDYHDLESVVQQVEQNLELMTKRAVKAENHVLKLKQEISLLQAQVSNFKRENEALRCGQGASLTVVKQNTDMALQNLRVVMSNAHTSIKQLVSGAETLNLVAEILKSIDRISEIKDEEEEES; encoded by the exons ATGGCGGGCTACGCGCGCCGCCCGGGCGTCACCCCGCTGTCCCGAGCCCGAAGCCTCGTCATTCCGGACG ATGACAGACTCGAAGAGCCTGAAGAGGCGAACCCGTTCTCTTTTAAAGAGTTTCTGAAAACCAAGAATCTCAGTCTGTCGAAAGAGGACACACCCAGCAGTAGGATTTActccaag GAGGCCGCGCGGCACTCTCTGGGACTCGAACGTAGCTCTTCAGGTGCCCAGACCATGGGGTACGGCCTGGAGTACCCGCAGCCATTCTTTGAGGACCCAACAGGGGCTGGCGACCTCCTGGATGAGGATGAGGACGAGGACGACACCTGGACCGGGGCCTACCTGCCGTCCACGGTGGAGCAGACGCACTCCCTGAGGGCTGCCAGCACATCGCCCTGCAGCACCTACGCGTCCTTCTTCTCCAACCCATCAGAGCTGGCAGGGCCCGAGTCTCTGCCCCCGTGGACTCTGAGCGAAACGGATTCCCGAGCTTCTCCGGCGTCTCCGGCCGGTAGTCCCAACCCAGACTTTGCAGCCCACGGGGAGTCTCTGGGAGACCGGCACCTTCGGACGCTGCAGATAAGTTACGAAGCA CTGAAAGATGAAAATTCTAAGCTAAGAAGAAAGCTGAGTGAGGTTCAGAACTTCTCTGAAACTCAAACAGAAAT GGTGAGGACGCTTGAACGGAAACTGGAAGCAAAGATGATCAAGGAGGAGAGCGACTACCACGACCTGGAGTCCGTGGTCCAGCAGGTGGAGCAGAACCTTGAGCTGATGACC AAACGGGCTGTGAAGGCAGAAAATCACGTCCTGAAGCTGAAACAGGAAATAAGTTTGCTCCAG GCTCAGGTCTCCAACTTCAAGCGCGAGAACGAAGCCCTGCGGTGCGGCCAGGGTGCCAGCCTGACCGTGGTGAAGCAGAACACCGACATGGCCTTGCAGAATCTCCGTGTTGTCATGAGCAATGCGCACACGTCCATAAA GCAGCTGGTTTCTGGAGCTGAAACGTTGAACCTCGTTGCTGAAATCCTTAAATCTATAGACAGAATTTCTGAAATTAAagacgaggaggaggaggagtccTGA
- the PMPCA gene encoding mitochondrial-processing peptidase subunit alpha isoform X2 yields the protein MAPSRGGGARRFGPSSYRQFSSGGAYPSIPLSSPLPGVPKPVFATVDGQEKFETKVTTLDNGLRVASQNKFGQFCTVGILINSGSRYEAKYLSGIAHFLEKLAFSSTARFGSKDEILLTLEKHGGICDCQTSRDTTMYAVSADTKGLDTVVGLLADVVLQPRLTDEELEMTRMAVQFELEDLNRRPDPEPLLTEMIHEAAYRENTVGLHRFCPPENIAQIDQQVLHSYLRDYYTPDRMVLAGVGIEHQRLVDCAQKYLLGTRPAWGDKKAVDVDRSVAQYTGGIVKLERDMSNASLGPTPIPELTHVMVGLESCSFLEEDFIPFAVLNMMMGGGGSFSAGGPGKGMFTRLYLNVLNRHHWMYNATSYHHSYEDTGLLCIHASADPRQVREMVEIITKEFILMGGAVDVVELERAKTQLTSMLMMNLESRPVIFEDVGRQVLATQARKLPHELCALISNVTAEDIKRVASKMLRGKPAVAALGDLSDLPTYEHIQAALSSRDGRLPRMYRLFR from the exons ATGGCACCTAGTAGGGGAGGGGGTGCTAGGAG GTTTGGACCCTCTTCATACAGGCAGTTCAGTAGCGGCGGTGCCTATCCCAGTATCCCCCTCTCTTCTCCCTTACCCGGCGTACCCAAGCCTGTTTTTGCTACAGTTGATGGACAGGAAAAGTTTGAAACCAAAGTTACCACCCTGGATAACGGGCTTCGTGTGGCATCCCAAAATAAGTTTGGGCAGTTTTGTACCGTAGGAA TTCTTATTAATTCAGGATCAAGATATGAAGCAAAATATCTGAGCGGAATTGCTCACTTTCTGGAGAAATTGGCATTTTCG TCTACTGCTCGATTTGGCAGCAAGGATGAAATTCTGCTCACCTTGGAGAAGCATGGGGGTATCTGTGACTGCCAGACGTCAAG GGATACCACCATGTATGCGGTGTCTGCTGACACCAAGGGCTTGGACACTGTAGTGGGCTTGCTGGCAGACGTGGTCCTGCAGCCTAGGTTGACAG ATGAAGAGCTGGAGATGACGCGGATGGCTGTGCAGTTTGAGCTGGAGGACCTCAACAGGAGGCCGGACCCAGAGCCGCTGCTCACCGAGATGATTCACGAA GCTGCTTACCGGGAAAACACAGTGGGCCTGCACCGCTTCTGTCCCCCAGAAAATATCGCACAGATCGACCAGCAGGTCTTGCACTCCTACCTGCGGGACTACTACACGCCTGACCGCATGGTGCTGGCTGGGGTGGGCATCGAGCACCAGCGTCTGGTCGACTGTGCCCAGAAATACCTCCTGGGCACCCGGCCGGCTTGGGGGGACAAGAAGGCTGTGGACGTTGATAGATCGGTGGCGCAGTACACTGGGGGCATCGTCAAG CTGGAACGAGACATGTCCAATGCCAGCCTGGGCCCCACCCCGATCCCGGAGCTCACGCACGTCATGGTGGGCTTGGAGAGCTGCTCCTTTCTG GAGGAAGATTTCATCCCTTTCGCGGTGCTCAACATGATGATGGGAGGGGGCGGCTCCTTCTCAGCTGGCGGGCCTGGGAAGGGCATGTTCACCAGGCTCTACCTCAACGTGCTCAACAG GCACCACTGGATGTACAACGCCACGTCCTATCACCACAGCTATGAGGACACGGGCCTCCTGTGCATCCATGCCAGTGCCGACCCTCGACAG GTTCGAGAAATGGTGGAGATCATCACGAAGGAATTTATCTTAATGGGCGGAGCTGTGGACGTG GTGGAGCTGGAGCGAGCCAAGACACAGCTGACGTCCATGCTCATGATGAACCTGGAGTCCCGGCCTGTGATCTTCGAGGACGTTGGGAGGCAGGTGCTGGCGACCCAGGCCAGAAAGCTGCCCCACGAGCTGTGTGCCCTGATCA GTAATGTGACGGCAGAGGACATCAAGAGAGTGGCTTCTAAGATGCTCCGCGGGAAGCCCGCTGTGGCCGCGCTGGGCGACCTGAGCGACCTGCCAACATACGAGCACATCCAGGCGGCCCTGTCCAGCCGCGACGGGCGCCTGCCGAGGATGTACCGGCTCTTCCGGTAG
- the PMPCA gene encoding mitochondrial-processing peptidase subunit alpha isoform X1, whose translation MAALLQAATRLLRGSGSWGRSRLRFGPSSYRQFSSGGAYPSIPLSSPLPGVPKPVFATVDGQEKFETKVTTLDNGLRVASQNKFGQFCTVGILINSGSRYEAKYLSGIAHFLEKLAFSSTARFGSKDEILLTLEKHGGICDCQTSRDTTMYAVSADTKGLDTVVGLLADVVLQPRLTDEELEMTRMAVQFELEDLNRRPDPEPLLTEMIHEAAYRENTVGLHRFCPPENIAQIDQQVLHSYLRDYYTPDRMVLAGVGIEHQRLVDCAQKYLLGTRPAWGDKKAVDVDRSVAQYTGGIVKLERDMSNASLGPTPIPELTHVMVGLESCSFLEEDFIPFAVLNMMMGGGGSFSAGGPGKGMFTRLYLNVLNRHHWMYNATSYHHSYEDTGLLCIHASADPRQVREMVEIITKEFILMGGAVDVVELERAKTQLTSMLMMNLESRPVIFEDVGRQVLATQARKLPHELCALISNVTAEDIKRVASKMLRGKPAVAALGDLSDLPTYEHIQAALSSRDGRLPRMYRLFR comes from the exons ATGGCGGCGCTGTTGCAGGCGGCGACGCGGCTGCTGCGAGGGTCGGGTTCTTGGGGCCGCTCGCGGCTGAG GTTTGGACCCTCTTCATACAGGCAGTTCAGTAGCGGCGGTGCCTATCCCAGTATCCCCCTCTCTTCTCCCTTACCCGGCGTACCCAAGCCTGTTTTTGCTACAGTTGATGGACAGGAAAAGTTTGAAACCAAAGTTACCACCCTGGATAACGGGCTTCGTGTGGCATCCCAAAATAAGTTTGGGCAGTTTTGTACCGTAGGAA TTCTTATTAATTCAGGATCAAGATATGAAGCAAAATATCTGAGCGGAATTGCTCACTTTCTGGAGAAATTGGCATTTTCG TCTACTGCTCGATTTGGCAGCAAGGATGAAATTCTGCTCACCTTGGAGAAGCATGGGGGTATCTGTGACTGCCAGACGTCAAG GGATACCACCATGTATGCGGTGTCTGCTGACACCAAGGGCTTGGACACTGTAGTGGGCTTGCTGGCAGACGTGGTCCTGCAGCCTAGGTTGACAG ATGAAGAGCTGGAGATGACGCGGATGGCTGTGCAGTTTGAGCTGGAGGACCTCAACAGGAGGCCGGACCCAGAGCCGCTGCTCACCGAGATGATTCACGAA GCTGCTTACCGGGAAAACACAGTGGGCCTGCACCGCTTCTGTCCCCCAGAAAATATCGCACAGATCGACCAGCAGGTCTTGCACTCCTACCTGCGGGACTACTACACGCCTGACCGCATGGTGCTGGCTGGGGTGGGCATCGAGCACCAGCGTCTGGTCGACTGTGCCCAGAAATACCTCCTGGGCACCCGGCCGGCTTGGGGGGACAAGAAGGCTGTGGACGTTGATAGATCGGTGGCGCAGTACACTGGGGGCATCGTCAAG CTGGAACGAGACATGTCCAATGCCAGCCTGGGCCCCACCCCGATCCCGGAGCTCACGCACGTCATGGTGGGCTTGGAGAGCTGCTCCTTTCTG GAGGAAGATTTCATCCCTTTCGCGGTGCTCAACATGATGATGGGAGGGGGCGGCTCCTTCTCAGCTGGCGGGCCTGGGAAGGGCATGTTCACCAGGCTCTACCTCAACGTGCTCAACAG GCACCACTGGATGTACAACGCCACGTCCTATCACCACAGCTATGAGGACACGGGCCTCCTGTGCATCCATGCCAGTGCCGACCCTCGACAG GTTCGAGAAATGGTGGAGATCATCACGAAGGAATTTATCTTAATGGGCGGAGCTGTGGACGTG GTGGAGCTGGAGCGAGCCAAGACACAGCTGACGTCCATGCTCATGATGAACCTGGAGTCCCGGCCTGTGATCTTCGAGGACGTTGGGAGGCAGGTGCTGGCGACCCAGGCCAGAAAGCTGCCCCACGAGCTGTGTGCCCTGATCA GTAATGTGACGGCAGAGGACATCAAGAGAGTGGCTTCTAAGATGCTCCGCGGGAAGCCCGCTGTGGCCGCGCTGGGCGACCTGAGCGACCTGCCAACATACGAGCACATCCAGGCGGCCCTGTCCAGCCGCGACGGGCGCCTGCCGAGGATGTACCGGCTCTTCCGGTAG
- the ENTR1 gene encoding endosome-associated-trafficking regulator 1 isoform X2 translates to MAGYARRPGVTPLSRARSLVIPDAPAFYERRSCLPQLDCERPRGGDLDSHFFGIRPTFMCYVPSPVLASVGDTDFGFGKGTGTKEGPPGAHETCYGDDRLEEPEEANPFSFKEFLKTKNLSLSKEDTPSSRIYSKEAARHSLGLERSSSGAQTMGYGLEYPQPFFEDPTGAGDLLDEDEDEDDTWTGAYLPSTVEQTHSLRAASTSPCSTYASFFSNPSELAGPESLPPWTLSETDSRASPASPAGSPNPDFAAHGESLGDRHLRTLQISYEALKDENSKLRRKLSEVQNFSETQTEMVRTLERKLEAKMIKEESDYHDLESVVQQKRAVKAENHVLKLKQEISLLQAQVSNFKRENEALRCGQGASLTVVKQNTDMALQNLRVVMSNAHTSIKQLVSGAETLNLVAEILKSIDRISEIKDEEEEES, encoded by the exons ATGGCGGGCTACGCGCGCCGCCCGGGCGTCACCCCGCTGTCCCGAGCCCGAAGCCTCGTCATTCCGGACG CTCCAGCGTTCTATGAGCGCCGGTCTTGTCTCCCCCAGCTAGACTGTGAGCGCCCCCGTGGCGGGGACCTGGACTCCCACTTCTTCGGCATTCGGCCGACGTTTATGTGTTATGTGCCCAGTCCGGTGCTAGCTTCCGTGGGAGACACAG ATTTTGGCTTTGGAAAGGGGACAGGCACTAAGGAAGGCCCACCAGGAGCCCACGAGACATGCTATGGAG ATGACAGACTCGAAGAGCCTGAAGAGGCGAACCCGTTCTCTTTTAAAGAGTTTCTGAAAACCAAGAATCTCAGTCTGTCGAAAGAGGACACACCCAGCAGTAGGATTTActccaag GAGGCCGCGCGGCACTCTCTGGGACTCGAACGTAGCTCTTCAGGTGCCCAGACCATGGGGTACGGCCTGGAGTACCCGCAGCCATTCTTTGAGGACCCAACAGGGGCTGGCGACCTCCTGGATGAGGATGAGGACGAGGACGACACCTGGACCGGGGCCTACCTGCCGTCCACGGTGGAGCAGACGCACTCCCTGAGGGCTGCCAGCACATCGCCCTGCAGCACCTACGCGTCCTTCTTCTCCAACCCATCAGAGCTGGCAGGGCCCGAGTCTCTGCCCCCGTGGACTCTGAGCGAAACGGATTCCCGAGCTTCTCCGGCGTCTCCGGCCGGTAGTCCCAACCCAGACTTTGCAGCCCACGGGGAGTCTCTGGGAGACCGGCACCTTCGGACGCTGCAGATAAGTTACGAAGCA CTGAAAGATGAAAATTCTAAGCTAAGAAGAAAGCTGAGTGAGGTTCAGAACTTCTCTGAAACTCAAACAGAAAT GGTGAGGACGCTTGAACGGAAACTGGAAGCAAAGATGATCAAGGAGGAGAGCGACTACCACGACCTGGAGTCCGTGGTCCAGCAG AAACGGGCTGTGAAGGCAGAAAATCACGTCCTGAAGCTGAAACAGGAAATAAGTTTGCTCCAG GCTCAGGTCTCCAACTTCAAGCGCGAGAACGAAGCCCTGCGGTGCGGCCAGGGTGCCAGCCTGACCGTGGTGAAGCAGAACACCGACATGGCCTTGCAGAATCTCCGTGTTGTCATGAGCAATGCGCACACGTCCATAAA GCAGCTGGTTTCTGGAGCTGAAACGTTGAACCTCGTTGCTGAAATCCTTAAATCTATAGACAGAATTTCTGAAATTAAagacgaggaggaggaggagtccTGA
- the ENTR1 gene encoding endosome-associated-trafficking regulator 1 isoform X1: protein MAGYARRPGVTPLSRARSLVIPDAPAFYERRSCLPQLDCERPRGGDLDSHFFGIRPTFMCYVPSPVLASVGDTDFGFGKGTGTKEGPPGAHETCYGDDRLEEPEEANPFSFKEFLKTKNLSLSKEDTPSSRIYSKEAARHSLGLERSSSGAQTMGYGLEYPQPFFEDPTGAGDLLDEDEDEDDTWTGAYLPSTVEQTHSLRAASTSPCSTYASFFSNPSELAGPESLPPWTLSETDSRASPASPAGSPNPDFAAHGESLGDRHLRTLQISYEALKDENSKLRRKLSEVQNFSETQTEMVRTLERKLEAKMIKEESDYHDLESVVQQVEQNLELMTKRAVKAENHVLKLKQEISLLQAQVSNFKRENEALRCGQGASLTVVKQNTDMALQNLRVVMSNAHTSIKQLVSGAETLNLVAEILKSIDRISEIKDEEEEES from the exons ATGGCGGGCTACGCGCGCCGCCCGGGCGTCACCCCGCTGTCCCGAGCCCGAAGCCTCGTCATTCCGGACG CTCCAGCGTTCTATGAGCGCCGGTCTTGTCTCCCCCAGCTAGACTGTGAGCGCCCCCGTGGCGGGGACCTGGACTCCCACTTCTTCGGCATTCGGCCGACGTTTATGTGTTATGTGCCCAGTCCGGTGCTAGCTTCCGTGGGAGACACAG ATTTTGGCTTTGGAAAGGGGACAGGCACTAAGGAAGGCCCACCAGGAGCCCACGAGACATGCTATGGAG ATGACAGACTCGAAGAGCCTGAAGAGGCGAACCCGTTCTCTTTTAAAGAGTTTCTGAAAACCAAGAATCTCAGTCTGTCGAAAGAGGACACACCCAGCAGTAGGATTTActccaag GAGGCCGCGCGGCACTCTCTGGGACTCGAACGTAGCTCTTCAGGTGCCCAGACCATGGGGTACGGCCTGGAGTACCCGCAGCCATTCTTTGAGGACCCAACAGGGGCTGGCGACCTCCTGGATGAGGATGAGGACGAGGACGACACCTGGACCGGGGCCTACCTGCCGTCCACGGTGGAGCAGACGCACTCCCTGAGGGCTGCCAGCACATCGCCCTGCAGCACCTACGCGTCCTTCTTCTCCAACCCATCAGAGCTGGCAGGGCCCGAGTCTCTGCCCCCGTGGACTCTGAGCGAAACGGATTCCCGAGCTTCTCCGGCGTCTCCGGCCGGTAGTCCCAACCCAGACTTTGCAGCCCACGGGGAGTCTCTGGGAGACCGGCACCTTCGGACGCTGCAGATAAGTTACGAAGCA CTGAAAGATGAAAATTCTAAGCTAAGAAGAAAGCTGAGTGAGGTTCAGAACTTCTCTGAAACTCAAACAGAAAT GGTGAGGACGCTTGAACGGAAACTGGAAGCAAAGATGATCAAGGAGGAGAGCGACTACCACGACCTGGAGTCCGTGGTCCAGCAGGTGGAGCAGAACCTTGAGCTGATGACC AAACGGGCTGTGAAGGCAGAAAATCACGTCCTGAAGCTGAAACAGGAAATAAGTTTGCTCCAG GCTCAGGTCTCCAACTTCAAGCGCGAGAACGAAGCCCTGCGGTGCGGCCAGGGTGCCAGCCTGACCGTGGTGAAGCAGAACACCGACATGGCCTTGCAGAATCTCCGTGTTGTCATGAGCAATGCGCACACGTCCATAAA GCAGCTGGTTTCTGGAGCTGAAACGTTGAACCTCGTTGCTGAAATCCTTAAATCTATAGACAGAATTTCTGAAATTAAagacgaggaggaggaggagtccTGA
- the ENTR1 gene encoding endosome-associated-trafficking regulator 1 isoform X5, whose protein sequence is MAGYARRPGVTPLSRARSLVIPDDFGFGKGTGTKEGPPGAHETCYGDDRLEEPEEANPFSFKEFLKTKNLSLSKEDTPSSRIYSKEAARHSLGLERSSSGAQTMGYGLEYPQPFFEDPTGAGDLLDEDEDEDDTWTGAYLPSTVEQTHSLRAASTSPCSTYASFFSNPSELAGPESLPPWTLSETDSRASPASPAGSPNPDFAAHGESLGDRHLRTLQISYEALKDENSKLRRKLSEVQNFSETQTEMVRTLERKLEAKMIKEESDYHDLESVVQQVEQNLELMTKRAVKAENHVLKLKQEISLLQAQVSNFKRENEALRCGQGASLTVVKQNTDMALQNLRVVMSNAHTSIKQLVSGAETLNLVAEILKSIDRISEIKDEEEEES, encoded by the exons ATGGCGGGCTACGCGCGCCGCCCGGGCGTCACCCCGCTGTCCCGAGCCCGAAGCCTCGTCATTCCGGACG ATTTTGGCTTTGGAAAGGGGACAGGCACTAAGGAAGGCCCACCAGGAGCCCACGAGACATGCTATGGAG ATGACAGACTCGAAGAGCCTGAAGAGGCGAACCCGTTCTCTTTTAAAGAGTTTCTGAAAACCAAGAATCTCAGTCTGTCGAAAGAGGACACACCCAGCAGTAGGATTTActccaag GAGGCCGCGCGGCACTCTCTGGGACTCGAACGTAGCTCTTCAGGTGCCCAGACCATGGGGTACGGCCTGGAGTACCCGCAGCCATTCTTTGAGGACCCAACAGGGGCTGGCGACCTCCTGGATGAGGATGAGGACGAGGACGACACCTGGACCGGGGCCTACCTGCCGTCCACGGTGGAGCAGACGCACTCCCTGAGGGCTGCCAGCACATCGCCCTGCAGCACCTACGCGTCCTTCTTCTCCAACCCATCAGAGCTGGCAGGGCCCGAGTCTCTGCCCCCGTGGACTCTGAGCGAAACGGATTCCCGAGCTTCTCCGGCGTCTCCGGCCGGTAGTCCCAACCCAGACTTTGCAGCCCACGGGGAGTCTCTGGGAGACCGGCACCTTCGGACGCTGCAGATAAGTTACGAAGCA CTGAAAGATGAAAATTCTAAGCTAAGAAGAAAGCTGAGTGAGGTTCAGAACTTCTCTGAAACTCAAACAGAAAT GGTGAGGACGCTTGAACGGAAACTGGAAGCAAAGATGATCAAGGAGGAGAGCGACTACCACGACCTGGAGTCCGTGGTCCAGCAGGTGGAGCAGAACCTTGAGCTGATGACC AAACGGGCTGTGAAGGCAGAAAATCACGTCCTGAAGCTGAAACAGGAAATAAGTTTGCTCCAG GCTCAGGTCTCCAACTTCAAGCGCGAGAACGAAGCCCTGCGGTGCGGCCAGGGTGCCAGCCTGACCGTGGTGAAGCAGAACACCGACATGGCCTTGCAGAATCTCCGTGTTGTCATGAGCAATGCGCACACGTCCATAAA GCAGCTGGTTTCTGGAGCTGAAACGTTGAACCTCGTTGCTGAAATCCTTAAATCTATAGACAGAATTTCTGAAATTAAagacgaggaggaggaggagtccTGA
- the ENTR1 gene encoding endosome-associated-trafficking regulator 1 isoform X3: MAGYARRPGVTPLSRARSLVIPDAPAFYERRSCLPQLDCERPRGGDLDSHFFGIRPTFMCYVPSPVLASVGDTDFGFGKGTGTKEGPPGAHETCYGDDRLEEPEEANPFSFKEFLKTKNLSLSKEDTPSSRIYSKEAARHSLGLERSSSGAQTMGYGLEYPQPFFEDPTGAGDLLDEDEDEDDTWTGAYLPSTVEQTHSLRAASTSPCSTYASFFSNPSELAGPESLPPWTLSETDSRASPASPAGSPNPDFAAHGESLGDRHLRTLQISYEALKDENSKLRRKLSEVQNFSETQTEMVRTLERKLEAKMIKEESDYHDLESVVQQVEQNLELMTAQVSNFKRENEALRCGQGASLTVVKQNTDMALQNLRVVMSNAHTSIKQLVSGAETLNLVAEILKSIDRISEIKDEEEEES, encoded by the exons ATGGCGGGCTACGCGCGCCGCCCGGGCGTCACCCCGCTGTCCCGAGCCCGAAGCCTCGTCATTCCGGACG CTCCAGCGTTCTATGAGCGCCGGTCTTGTCTCCCCCAGCTAGACTGTGAGCGCCCCCGTGGCGGGGACCTGGACTCCCACTTCTTCGGCATTCGGCCGACGTTTATGTGTTATGTGCCCAGTCCGGTGCTAGCTTCCGTGGGAGACACAG ATTTTGGCTTTGGAAAGGGGACAGGCACTAAGGAAGGCCCACCAGGAGCCCACGAGACATGCTATGGAG ATGACAGACTCGAAGAGCCTGAAGAGGCGAACCCGTTCTCTTTTAAAGAGTTTCTGAAAACCAAGAATCTCAGTCTGTCGAAAGAGGACACACCCAGCAGTAGGATTTActccaag GAGGCCGCGCGGCACTCTCTGGGACTCGAACGTAGCTCTTCAGGTGCCCAGACCATGGGGTACGGCCTGGAGTACCCGCAGCCATTCTTTGAGGACCCAACAGGGGCTGGCGACCTCCTGGATGAGGATGAGGACGAGGACGACACCTGGACCGGGGCCTACCTGCCGTCCACGGTGGAGCAGACGCACTCCCTGAGGGCTGCCAGCACATCGCCCTGCAGCACCTACGCGTCCTTCTTCTCCAACCCATCAGAGCTGGCAGGGCCCGAGTCTCTGCCCCCGTGGACTCTGAGCGAAACGGATTCCCGAGCTTCTCCGGCGTCTCCGGCCGGTAGTCCCAACCCAGACTTTGCAGCCCACGGGGAGTCTCTGGGAGACCGGCACCTTCGGACGCTGCAGATAAGTTACGAAGCA CTGAAAGATGAAAATTCTAAGCTAAGAAGAAAGCTGAGTGAGGTTCAGAACTTCTCTGAAACTCAAACAGAAAT GGTGAGGACGCTTGAACGGAAACTGGAAGCAAAGATGATCAAGGAGGAGAGCGACTACCACGACCTGGAGTCCGTGGTCCAGCAGGTGGAGCAGAACCTTGAGCTGATGACC GCTCAGGTCTCCAACTTCAAGCGCGAGAACGAAGCCCTGCGGTGCGGCCAGGGTGCCAGCCTGACCGTGGTGAAGCAGAACACCGACATGGCCTTGCAGAATCTCCGTGTTGTCATGAGCAATGCGCACACGTCCATAAA GCAGCTGGTTTCTGGAGCTGAAACGTTGAACCTCGTTGCTGAAATCCTTAAATCTATAGACAGAATTTCTGAAATTAAagacgaggaggaggaggagtccTGA